The Desulfonatronum sp. SC1 genome has a segment encoding these proteins:
- a CDS encoding delta-60 repeat domain-containing protein, with protein MARYQGPNRTDDCGIKPSTLTSCVRTACFTATMCCLFVFAAIFLTVSAHAQSAEDGFNPNANWQIHSFAVQPDGKILVGGNFSEIAGHSRNKIARLNPDGSLDTTFAPPAEPMAWSGP; from the coding sequence ATGGCGAGATATCAAGGACCCAATCGGACCGATGACTGTGGTATTAAGCCGAGCACGCTCACAAGCTGTGTGCGAACAGCTTGTTTCACGGCAACCATGTGTTGCCTGTTCGTTTTCGCGGCGATTTTCCTGACTGTCTCTGCCCATGCCCAGTCCGCGGAAGATGGTTTCAACCCCAATGCAAATTGGCAAATCCATTCTTTCGCCGTGCAGCCGGACGGGAAAATACTGGTTGGCGGCAACTTCTCGGAGATTGCCGGGCACTCCCGCAACAAGATCGCCCGCCTCAACCCGGATGGGTCTCTGGACACCACATTTGCCCCCCCGGCGGAGCCAATGGCGTGGTCAGGGCCATAG
- a CDS encoding delta-60 repeat domain-containing protein, protein MKQEMKNDAWLKSPGQLIVWLSLVLLTPLLVLACLATARAQSVDGGFNVEVDGGGLNPIALQPDGKILIGGWFTTVNGVARTGIARLNANGALDNGFQAVVDGWLSSLALQPDGKILIGGSFTTVNGVTRTGIARLNADGSLNAIFNPALIEGSVYVLAVQPNGRILIGGEFQKVGGVTRTGIARLNANGTLDTGFNPAAIEGNSVTNLALQSDGKIIVAGFFTKVGGQPRNGIARLNPNGTLDGSFFSVGPEHDPTGNPFISGLAIQPDGKILVSGQFDRMDGWPYNHIARLLVDGTLDMTFDPAIGPNTFFHCMALQADGKILIGGFFTTVQNEPRQYIARLLSSGFLDSTFDLGAWPNDAVSSLALQPDGKILLGGHFTEVGGQPRKGIARLHNTSAAEQHLSLSGGRSTLAWTRDGTSPEFQRVTFELSTDGLSWSSLGQGTYFFYTMPSLVRGWSLGGLSLPKGQDIFIRARGFYATGSANRSGSIVETILYRDRGGANPGVLMLLLLDE, encoded by the coding sequence ATGAAGCAAGAAATGAAGAATGATGCATGGCTAAAAAGCCCTGGGCAATTGATTGTTTGGCTCAGTCTCGTGCTGTTGACCCCGCTGCTGGTCCTGGCATGCCTGGCAACGGCCCGGGCCCAGTCGGTCGATGGCGGGTTCAATGTTGAGGTGGATGGCGGGGGGCTTAACCCCATTGCTTTGCAGCCGGACGGCAAGATCCTGATCGGCGGGTGGTTCACCACGGTAAACGGAGTGGCTCGCACAGGCATCGCAAGGCTCAATGCCAATGGGGCGTTGGATAACGGTTTTCAAGCCGTGGTTGACGGTTGGCTTTCCTCTCTGGCTTTGCAGCCGGACGGCAAGATCCTGATCGGAGGGTCGTTCACCACGGTAAACGGAGTGACTCGTACAGGCATCGCAAGGCTGAATGCCGACGGCAGCCTGAATGCGATATTTAACCCTGCGCTCATTGAGGGCTCGGTCTACGTGTTGGCCGTTCAACCCAACGGCAGGATACTCATCGGGGGAGAATTTCAAAAAGTTGGTGGGGTGACTCGCACAGGCATCGCAAGGCTGAATGCCAATGGCACCCTGGATACGGGATTCAACCCGGCTGCCATTGAGGGGAATTCCGTTACAAATTTGGCTCTGCAATCTGACGGCAAGATCATCGTCGCGGGTTTTTTTACCAAGGTCGGCGGGCAGCCGCGCAACGGCATCGCCCGGCTGAACCCCAACGGCACCCTGGATGGTTCGTTTTTTTCCGTAGGGCCGGAGCATGATCCAACTGGCAATCCTTTTATCAGCGGCTTGGCGATTCAGCCTGACGGCAAAATCCTCGTGAGTGGACAATTCGATCGCATGGATGGGTGGCCCTATAATCACATCGCCCGGTTGCTGGTTGACGGCACGCTGGACATGACTTTCGACCCCGCCATCGGTCCAAATACATTTTTTCACTGCATGGCGTTGCAAGCCGATGGCAAGATCCTGATCGGCGGGTTTTTCACGACTGTTCAGAATGAGCCGCGCCAATACATCGCCCGGCTGTTGTCCAGCGGCTTTCTGGACTCGACTTTCGATCTTGGAGCCTGGCCGAATGATGCTGTTAGCTCTCTGGCATTGCAGCCTGACGGCAAAATCCTTCTGGGAGGGCATTTCACCGAAGTTGGCGGACAACCGCGCAAAGGCATCGCCAGGCTTCACAACACCTCGGCCGCGGAGCAACACCTGTCGCTCTCCGGCGGCAGATCCACCCTTGCCTGGACTCGAGACGGCACCAGCCCGGAATTCCAGCGCGTGACCTTTGAGCTGTCCACGGATGGCCTGTCCTGGTCATCTCTGGGCCAGGGCACGTACTTTTTTTACACCATGCCCAGCCTTGTTCGCGGCTGGAGTTTGGGCGGCCTGTCTCTTCCGAAGGGACAGGACATCTTTATCCGAGCTCGCGGATTTTATGCGACAGGGTCAGCAAATAGATCGGGCTCCATTGTTGAAACCATCCTTTATCGGGATCGGGGAGGCGCAAATCCCGGCGTGCTGATGCTGCTGTTGCTTGACGAGTAG